Genomic window (Dictyoglomus thermophilum H-6-12):
AGTCACAGAAACTAAATCTACAGGAAGACCTTTCTCGAAAAGTTCTACAATAACTCTAAAGATTATTCCATGATGCTCATAATAAAAGCTATCAGGATTTAATATTTCGATAACCTTAGCTATAGCATCTCTTGAAAGAAGCATCGCCCCAAGTACAGCCTGCTCCGCTTCTTCATTATGAGGGGGTACTCTTCCAAGAATATCCTCCTTATTTTTCATAATTATTCAGCCTCAACTAAAATTTTCGCTTTAGCTACAACTTGTGGGTGTAATTTCACCTCAACACTATATTCTCCTAAAGACTTTATAGGTTCTTCAAGATTTATCTGCCTTTTATCTATTTCTATCTTTAGCTTTTTAGAAATTATTTCTGCAATATCTTTACTGGTTATAGATCCAAAAAGTTTCCCTCTTTCTCCTACCTTGGCCTTAATTACAAAAGTTTCTTTCTCAATATTATCTTTCTCTTTTCTAAATCTCTCTAATAATTTTTCTTCCTTCTTTCTTTGAGAAGCTTCCTGCAATCTTAAATGTTCAAGCATTCCTTCATTAACTTCCTGAGCTAATCCCTTTGGGAATAGATAATTTCTTGCATACCCATCGCTTACATCTATTATCTGCCCTTTTTTACCTAGATTGTTTACATCCTTTAGAAGTAGAACTTTTATTTTCTTCATAAAACTACCCCTCTTTTGGTATTATTTTTTCTCTTAAAGGAAAAAATATATCAATAAAACCTGTTATAAATATTATACTCCCAAAAATAGGATTCAAGACAAAAATTATGAAAAGAAGTATTCTTAAAACTATATTTTTTATAAAATATCTCAACAAAATCCAAGCCAAAATATAGCCATTTATAAGTATAAAAAATTGCAAGCATAGAGACAAATTTGAAAGAATTACATCTCTAAGAGGAATATTAATGAAAGCAAACAAGATATATAAAATAAAAATAATGAAAACTAACTTTTTGGGTACTCTTAAATTTTCAAGCTTTGGTAAAGATGGAGCTTCTATTCTGAATCTCTTTAATACTTTCTCTATAATTACATAATTGAGAAAAACCTGAAACAAAGCAGACATTATTAAGAAAGAAGGCACAAAAAGATGTAAATTCTCCATAAATTTATTTTGCATCTCGATATATTCATTTTGGGTATTACCCAAATAATTTTTAAATATCTCCAAAGACTTTTTCCAGCCCTCTCTCATAGCATCAATTCCTATAATCTTTTCAAAGGGCATTTTAAAAAGAACCATAGAGAGATATATACCTAAAAGTTGAAGAGCAAGAAGTAAAATAAAACTCCCTGCAAGAAGCAATTTCAAATTAAATCTCTTAGATAATCCATATCCCAAATATAATCCAAGCAACCCCGAGGGTAGAATAAGAAAAACAGCACTAAAAGGGCTTAATACCAGAGAAAGAATAATAATAGATATAATTAAAGATAAAAAAGATATTCTTAAACCATTTCTATAAGTCAAAATCAAAGATGGCAGAGGAATAAAATAGGTTATAGGAAAAAACCAATAAGATAGCCACGCAAGAACAACATTTATAGCAGTGATCAGACTTCCCTCAACTAATCCTTGAAGTTTTTTATTCATAAACCTCACTCCAAATAATTATTAATACAAAAAACAAGGAGGGCATATATGCCCTCCCTTAAAAATTCTTAAAAAATTCTTCTAAATTACTTAACCACATAAGGTAGAAGGGCCATATATCTTGCCCTTTTAATTGCTGTACTTAATTGTCTTTGATGCCTTGCACAATTTCCGCTAATTCTACGAGGGATTATTTTTCCTTTTTCTGTCATAAATCTCTTTAATCTTTCTACATTTTTATAGTCAATATAGTCTATTTTCTCACTGCAGAAAACACAAAATTTCTTTTTGGATGAATAAGTAAACTTAGGAGCTTTTGTTGAAGTCTTTTCGTTACTCATTATCTTCCTCCTCGCTTTCCTCTAATATTTCGTTTAATATCTCCTCCTCATTCTCTATATCTACATCAGGAATCTCCTCAATAGGCTCTTCTATTGAGATGCTCTCAGTATTTTCACTTTTTCTTCCCAAGAAATGGACATTTATTGCCTCTACTTCGACAACTCTTCTTCTTTGACCATCAGGAGTTTGATAAGTTCTTGTTCTAAGTCTTCCCTCGACAGCTACAAGCCTACCCTTTTTAAGATAATCACCACATATTTCTGCCAATCTTCTCCATGCTACAATATCAATAAAATCTGCAGTAGACTCACCCTTGCTGTTCTTTGGCCTGTTAACAGCAATTCTAAATGTGGTCACAGGTACACCTGACGGAGTGTACCTCATCTCAGGATCTCTAACTAAATGTCCAATAAGTAAAACTTTGTTCAGCATTTTTCATTCTTCTTTCTCTAAAAGAGTAATCATATATCGCAGAAGTTTTTCTCTCAGTTTCAACCTTCTTTCAAATTCTGGAAGCTGGTTCTGAGGAAATAAAAAGTTCATAACCACATAATAACCTTCTGTAAATTTTTTCACAGGATAAGCAAGAGTTCTCTTACCCCACACATCTACATTTTGCACTTCTCCACCTAAACTTTGAATATCTTGGTGAATGCTTTCATACAGAGTTTTAAACTCTTCCTCCGATAATTCAGGACTCATTAAACACATAATCTCGTACTTACGCATCTCCTACCTCCTTTGGACTTTTTCGGCCCCATACCTTTATGTATGGAGCAGGATTAGCTCAAAAATTATACTATTATTTTAACAAAATGCCAAGAGATTTCAATTGAAAAATTTTCATTATAAATGTATAATTTTACCTTAAAAAAAGGAGGGAAAGGCAAAATGGGGTTAGTTTATATTAATGGAGAATTTGTTCCAACAGAAAATGCAAAAATTTCTGTTTTTGATCGTGGGTTGCTTTATGGAGATGGAGTGTTCGAAGGTATAAGGTCTTATAATGGCAGTGTATTTAAACTAAAAGAACATCTAGAAAGACTTTATGCTTCTGCAAAAGCAATATGGCTTAACATACCTTTATCCTTTAAAGAGATGGAAGAGGCGGTAATAGAAACGGTAAGAGTAAATAACTTAAAAGATTCCTATATCAGGCTCATTGTCACAAGAGGACAATACGGACTTGGAATTGATCCTTGGGAGTGTAAAGAGGGTACTGTGATAATTATTGCAGATAAGATAAAAGTCTTCCCTGAAGAATTCTATCAAACAGGTCTAAATGCTGTTACTGTTGCTACAAGGAGAGCTCCTACTGATGTCTTAGATCCAAGGATAAAATCATTAAATTATATGAGTAACATTCTTGCTCGGATAGAGGCAAGAATTGCTGGAGCTGCAGAGGGAATAATGTTAAACCATCAGGGATACGTAACAGAAGCAACTGTTGATAATATCTTTTTTGTAAAAAAAGGTATATTGTTTACTCCCTCAGTAACTTTAGGAGCTCTTCCAGGTATAACAAGAGCTACAGTAATGGAACTTGCCCAAAAAGAACTTGGACTCGAAGTAGTAGAAGGGTTCTTTACAAGATATGATCTATATAATGCTGATGAGGTTTTCTTAACTGGTACCGCTGTAGAAATAATTTCTGTTATAAAAATTGATGAGAGAATTATTGGAAATGGGAAACCTGGAGAGATTACTCAAAAAATAAGAAGGGTTTTCCATGATTATGCAAACTCGGGTGTAGCAGGGAGCCCTGTATATGGAAAGTAAAGTTTATCCTATAACCTTTTGCAAAGACGATCAAGACTACAAAATAGGGGGAGTAAGTATTCCATATTTAGGAGAAAAGCACAATACTCCCCTTTATATCTTAGATAAATCAACTCTCTCATTCCAAGCTAATACGTATATGGACTCCTGGAAGAAATATTATAAAAACAATTATAAAGTACTTTTTGCAATAAAAGCCTTACCAATTTTAGAAGTAATTAGAATATTCAAAAATCATGGTTTAGGAGCCCTAGTCTCTACAGGAGGAGAGCTATATATAGCTCTCTCTGCGGGAGTATCACCTGAGAATATATATTTCCACGGGAATGCAAAAACTCTAAGAGAAATCGAATATGCCATAGATCAAAACATAGGCGCATTGATTATAGATAACTTTGATGAGTACGAAAAGATAAAATATTTGTTATCTAAAAAGGATGCAAAAATAAATGTCCTAGTAAGAATTATTCCCAACATAGAGGTCAATACTCATAGATCCATACGTACAGGGCAAACCGACACTAAATTTGGGCTACCTATAGATCAAGCCCTCATACTTATACAAAAGATTAAAAAGGAGAAGAACATAATTTTTAAAGGAATTCACTCTCACATAGGCTCTCAAATATTTGATATCTCTGCTTATGTAAAGCTTTCTGAGGTATTGAGTGAGGTTTATAACGAACTAAAAAGTCAAAATATAGCTGTGGAAGAAATGAGTATAGGAGGTGGCTTAGGAGTAGCCTATACTGAAGAAGACAATCCGCCAAATATAGAAGACCTTGCTCGAGAAGTATCCAATAAATTTAAAGAAACTATTGGACACAATTTTACCCTGATTTGCGAACCAGGAAGGTCTCTTGTAGGTAGAGCAGGAATAACTCTTTATAGAATTGAAAGTAGAAAAGAATTACCTAACATAAGAAAATATGTCTCAGTAGATGGGGGAATGTCAGATAACATAAGACCATCACTATACGGAGCAAAATATTCCGCCTTAGTCATCACTAAAAACGAAAAAGAAACAATATTTTCTATAGCTGGAAAACATTGTGAATCAGGAGATATATTAATAAAAGACTTTAAGGGACCATGGCCTAATCCTGGAGACTATTTGATAACTTTTACCACTGGGGCTTATAATTTTTCTATGTATACATGGTATAATGCTACCCTAAGACCTGCTGTTGTTTTGGTAGAAAATGGAAAAGAAAAACTTATAGTAAAAAGAGAGAATTATGAAGATCTTTTGAGGGGACAACTATGAAGATTGGAATCTTAGGAGGAGGACAAGTAGGCCAAGCCCTTTGGAATACTATTTATGCGGAGAAAGAAAACATATTAAATATTCTTGGTGAACCTTTAGAGATTAAAAAAGTACTTGTTAGGGACTTGAATAAAAAAAGAGATATACCAAGAGACTTTCTAACTAATAATCCTGATGAGATAATTTATGATAAAGAAATATCTCTTGTAGTTGAAGTAATGGGAGGAGAAGAACCTGCTCATACTTATATAAAAAAAGCTTTAGAAGAACAAAAATTTATAGTTACTGCTAATAAGGAGGTTATTGCCCTCCATGGAGATGAACTTTATAAGATAGCAAGGAAAAAAGGCGTTGATATAGCCTTTGAAGCAAGTGTAGGAGGAGGTATACCTTTGATAAAAACCATTAAAGAAGCTATGGCCGTAGATAAAGTCAAGGAAATATGGGCGATTGTAAATGGAACTACCAACTATATATTAACAAAGATGGAAGAAGAGCACAGAGACTTTGAGGAAGTATTAAAAGAGGCTCAAAAATTAGGATATGCCGAACCTGATCCTTCAAAAGACATACTAGGACTTGATACAAGGTTCAAATTAGCAATACTTTCTTCTTTTGCTCATCACACTACTATAAAGCCAAATGATATTTACACAGAAGGAATTGAAAAAATCTCTTTAAGAGATATTCAATATGCAAAAGAGCTGGGATATAAAATAAAACTTCTTGCAATAAGTAAGTTTTATAATGGGGAAATAGAGGTCAGAGTTCATCCTACTATGATATCCTTATCCTCTCCCCTTTCTTCTGTAAATGGAGTATACAATGCCATATTACTAAAAGCAGAAAAAAGAGGAGATGTACTTCTTTATGGAGAAGGTGCAGGACCTTATCCTACTGCAATGGCACTTCTCTCTGATATATTAGAAGCAAGCCATACCATATTATATTCTGTTCCTAGATATTATTCCTTTGCTTATCTATATCCATCAAAGATTAAAAAAAGCGATGAAATATATACAAGATATTATATGCGACTATGGGTAAAAGATCAGCCGGGGGTACTTGCCCAAATAGCAAAAATATTAGGAGAAAATAATATAAGTATTTCATCGGTAGTCCAGAAAGAAACATCGGAAAAAGAAGGAAAGGCAGAATTAGTAATTCTAACCCATAAAACGTACGAAAAGAATATGATAAAAGCAATAAAAGAGATAAAATTATTACCTATTCTTGAAGAATGGGGAAGTCTTATAAGAATTGAGGGGTAAAAATGAGTGGCGTATTAATAAGATATAAAGAGCTTCTTCCTATAACCGAAAATACACCTATGATAACCCTACACGAAGGAGATACACCATTAATATACGCTAACAATCTATCAAAGAAATATGGAATAGATGTATGGCTTAAATATGAGGGTATGAATCCTACAGGGTCTTTTAAAGACAGGGGTATGGTTGTAGCAATCGCTAAAGCCTTAGAAGAAAAAAGTGAGATGGTCATATGCGCCTCGACAGGAAATACTGCTGCCTCTGCAGCCGCTTATGCTGCTCTTACAAACCTAAAAGCCTTTGTAGTACTACCAGAAAAAGCAATTGCCTTAGGCAAGCTTGCCCAGGCCATAATGTACGGAGCAAAGATAATCAGCGTCAAAGGTAACTTCGACGATGCTCTTAAATTGGTAAGAGAGATTTCTCAAAAGTTTCCTATTACCTTGGTAAACTCTATAAATCCCTATAGGTTGGAAGGGCAAAAAACAGCAGCTTTTGAAATCTGCGATGTTCTAAAAAGAAATCCTGAAAACTTAGCTATTCCTGTAGGAAATGCTGGAAACATTTCAGCTTATTGGATGGGGTTTAAGGAATATTATAAAATAGGAAAAATAAAGGAATTACCTAAAATGCTTGGATTTCAAGCAGAAGGCGCTGCACCTCTAGTGAAAGGTCATCCTATCCCCAATCCTCAAACTATAGCCACTGCGATAAAAATAGGAAATCCTGCAAGTTGGGACAAGGCTATAAATGCAGTTAGAGAATCTTCAGGTTTAATCGATACAGTTTCTGACGAAGAAATATTAGAAGCCCAAAAAGAGTTAGCCTCAAAAGAAGGCGTATTTGTAGAACCAGCCTCGGCAGCCTCATGGGCAGGAGTAAAGAAACTTTTAAAAGAAAATAGATTTCCAGGAGAAGAAGTGGTATGTGTTCTCACAGGGCACGGTTTAAAGGATCCAGACATAGCTATAAAACAAGCCAAAATCGATATCTCCATTGAACCTAAAATAGAAGAATTTCAAAAAATAATAGAAAAATGAAATATCTTATTAAAGTTCCAGCTACATCTGCTAATTTAGGACCTGGTTTTGATACCCTTGGTATTTGCTGGGATCTTTTTCTAAAGATATATGTGGATTTAAACTCTAATGAAAAAGTAGTCATTAACAAAAACAAGCAAGAGATAAAAAAGAACGACTTATTTATTCAAGCTTTAAACTATACCTTAGAGTATCTCAATATTCCAAATAAATTCTACAAAATAGAATTAGACTCTGAAATTCCCATAGGAAAGGGACTTGGAAGTAGTGCTGCTGCAATTTTAGGAGGAATATCTACAGCAGAAATAATTTCAACAAAAAAAGTTGACAAAATTGAAAAAATAAAAATTGCCCTAAACTTCGAGAATCATATTGATAACCTATCAGCTTGTTTAGAGGGAGGCGTTGTAACATGCTTAAAAAACGAAAATGAACTTTCATTTACTAGATTACCTATAAAATGTGATATCTATGGAGTTATATATATTCCAACTTATACTATAGCCACAGAATCTGCAAGAAAAATCCTACCTCTAAACTATCCCAAAGAAGACGTGATATTTAACCTACAGAAACTTAGTTTCTTAATCACAGGTTTAGTTAAAGGAGACGAAGATTTAATAGATATGGGAATGGAAGACAAAATTCATCAACCTTATAGATTTAACTTGATAAAAGAGTATACCTTAATTAGTGAGTTACTAAATGGTAAGTTTAAGAAGAAAGTAGTATTAAGTGGTGCTGGACCATCGTTGCTAACCATAACTTTATCTTACCAAAAAGCTCTTGAAATTTTGAAAAATCTAGAAAATAATTTAAGAAATGAAATTGAAGGAACCTTTAGGATCTTAAAACTTAATAACAAAGGTATTGAAATAGAAAGTCTGTAAATAGGGAGGTAATTGAATGGGATATAAGATAGCTGTAGTAGGAGCAACAGGTCTTGTAGGTCAAGAAATGTTAAAAATACTTTATGAAAGAAAAATTCCTGTTTCAGAAATATACGCTTTTGCTTCTGCAAAATCAGAAGGAACCTATGTAGAGTTTGGAGATGAAAAAATAAAGGTTGAAAAAGCTACTGTAGATGGAATTTCAAAAGCAGATTTTGCACTGTTTTCCATTGGAGAAGAAATTAGTCTCGAGCTTGCACCTGAGATTGCAAAAAGAGGAACAATAATTATAGATAATAGCAACGCATTTAGAATGAATCCTGATGTGCCTCTTGTAATACCAGAGATAAATCCAGAAGATCTAAAGAACCACAAAAATATAATTGCAAATCCTAATTGTTCAACCATTCAAATGCTTGTAGCTTTAAACCCTTTACATAAAAAATGGAGGCTCAAAAAGATATTTGTAGCCACTTACCAATCGGTATCCGGAAAAGGAAAAGATGCTATAGACGAACTCTTAACAGCAACTTCTTCTTTCCTCAAAAAAGAAGATTATTCTCCTAAAGTTTTTCCATACCCCATTGCTTTTAATCTAATTCCTCACATTGATAGTTTTGAAGATGAAAACTATACAAGAGAAGAAATGAAAATGGTAAGAGAAACCCATAAAATATTACATGATCCAACTATAAAGGTCTCTCCAACGTGTGTAAGAGTCCCCGTATTAAGAGGACACTCAGAAGTCATTAATGCCGAATTTGAAGAGGAGTTTACATTAAAGGAGGTCTTTGAGGTATTATCCAACGCACCTGGAGTAAAAGTGTTAGATGATCCATCAAATAGAGTTTATCCAATGCCTCTATTTTGCGACGGAAAAGACGAGGTTTTTGTGGGAAGAATCCGTAAAGACTTATTTGAACCTAAAGCCCTAAATATGTGGGTTGTATCGGACAACATTAGGAAAGGTGCCGCTTTGAATGCAGTACAAATTCTTGAATATATGATAAATAACAAATAAGGAGGAAGATCAAAAAGTGGGCTTAATAGTACAGAAATATGGCGGAACCTCTGTGGGATCTATAGACAGAATCAAAAACGTAGCTCAGAGAATAGCAAAGTATTACAAAGAAGGGCATAAATTAGTTGTAGTAGTATCTGCTATGGGCGACACTACTGATGATCTTATAGAAATGGCAGAAGCAATAAATCCTAATCCCAACCCCAGAGAGATGGACTTCCTATTATCTTCTGGCGAAAGAATATCTGCAGCACTTACTGCAATGGCTTTGCAAAGCTTAGGAATTCCTGCTATAGCACTGTCTGGAAAACAGGCAGGAATCATGACTGATGCTATTTTCACAAAGGCAAACATAAAGAAAATAGAACCTAAAAGGATATTAGAAGAATTGGAAAAAGGAAATGTTGTCATCGTAGCAGGCTTTCAAGGATACGAACCTGAAAAAGGAGATGTAACAACCCTTGGAAGAGGAGGTTCTGATGCTACTGCTGTAGCTCTTGCAGCCGTACTAAAAGCAGATATTTGTGAAATATATACTGACGTAGATGGTATTTTTACAGCTGATCCAAGGGTTGTACCAAATGCTAAAAAACTTGATTTTATCTCTTATGAGGAGATGCTTGAAATGGCAGGTCAAGGTGCACAAGTGATGCAGCTCCGCTCTGTAGACCTTGCAGCCACACACCATGTACCAGTAGTAGTAAGATCAAGTTTTAATGAAAATTCTGGGACTCTAATAGGGGAGGTAAAAGAAGTGGAATCCAAACAAAAAGTAAAGGGAATAGCCCATAATAAAAGTATAGCTAAGATAACAGTGGTAGGTGTACCTGATAAACCTGGTATAGCTCACAAGATATTTGCGCCTCTTGGAGAAAAATCAATAAATGTGGATGACATTGTACAAAACGTAAGCAAAGATGGAATAACTGATCTCTCCTTCACTGTATCAGAAAAGGAATTAAATGAAGCCCTAAAAATAGTTGAAAAAACTGCTAAGGAAATTGGAGCTAAAGAAGTAATATATGATAACAACGTAGGAAAAGTGTCTATCGTTGGATGGGGAATTCAAAGTACTCCAGGAATTGCTGCAAAAATGTTTGGTATTTTAGCTTCAGAAGGCATAAATATAGAGATGATAACAACATCTGAGATTAAAATCACATGTATAATAAAGAGAGATCTAGTAGAAAAAGCAGTGAAGGCATTACATGAAGGGTTTAATCTTGGGGGAGAGGAATAATCCCCTCCCCCTTTTAAATTTTTTTACTTAATTTCTACTACTGCTCCCTCTGCTTCTAATTTAGCCTTAATCTCTTCTGCCTCTTGTTTAGATACTCCTTCCTTAATGGGTTTTGGAGTAGAGTCTACAAGATCTTTTGCCTCTTTTAAGCCAAGTCCTGTTATTTCCCTTACAACTTTAAGTACCTTTATCTTATTTGCTCCTGCATCCTTCAAAATTACATCAAAAGTAGTTTTCTCTTCAACTGGAGCTGCTGCCGCTGCGCCAGCAACAGGAGATCCCACTGCTGCAACAGGCATTGCCGCACTAACTCCAAACTCTTCCTCGAGAGCTTTTACTAACTCAACTAGTTCAGTTACTTTCATCTCTTTTATAGCTTGAATAATTTCCTCTTTATTCATTTCACATTACCTCCTTTTATTGATTTATTGAAATTTTTTCTTTTTCTTTAGCAATAGCATCTAAAGTCCAGACCAATTTATTAACAGGCCATTTTAAACTCCAAACAAGAGATGACAAAGGTGCAGATATAGCACCAACAACTTGAGACAGTAAAACTTCTTTTGGTGGCAGTTTTGCTAATTCCTTAACCTCATCAGCAGAGTATACTTCTCCTTCTATTATTCCACCTTTAAATTTTAACAATTCATGCTCTTTAGCATAATCTACAAGAGCCTTTAAAACTCCAAAAGGATCACCATAACAGTAGGTTATAGCAGTAGGCCCCACAAAAAATTTCTCCAAATCCTTATCAGGATAAATTTTACGGATTGCAAGAAGAGCTAAAGTATTCTTTACTACTCGATATTCTGCATTTAAAGGTCTTATCTTGCCTCTTAACTGGGTCAAATCAGCCACAGATAATCCCTTAAATTCTGTAAAAATCAAGGCATTAGCATTTAACATTTTTTGATACAGTTCTTCAACCTTCTGTACCTTTTCTGGCTTTGGCAATCTTTTCACCTCCTTCCTTATCCCTATTATTCAAAAATAAGGGAAAGCCTCCTGGCTTTCCCTTAAGTAATTGCTTTTATTTAATTTTCGAAAACCAGTAAGGCCTACGTAGGAAATTTAAGAACCTACGGTCTTCGGCCCTATTTATATTAACTTTTTACTTTTCCTTCTGCCTTATGCAGCCTCCTCTTGTTTTATAAGATCTGCAATATTCTTAGTATCTATTGGCACGCTTGGTCCCATACTCGGAGATATATAAATACTCTTGAAATATTGCCCTTTAGCTGCAGCAGGCTTTAATCTTAAAAGTGTACCTAAGACAGTCATCAAGTTTTTATATAATGCCTCTTCTGAAAAGGATGCTTTTCCTATTGGAACATGTACTATTCCGTATCGATCTGTTCTAAACTCTACTCTTCCAGCCTTATATTCCTTAACAGCTTTAGCAATATCATTAGTAACCGTACCTGTCTTAGGATTAGGCATTAGTCCCCTTGGACCTAAAATCTTACCTAAACGAGAGGGTATCTTCAAAGTTCCCATTATATCAGGAGTAGCTATTGCCACATCAAAATCGAGCCAGCCACTTTCAATCTGTTTTACTAAATCCTCTCCACCCACATAATCCGCTCCAGCTTCCCTTGCTTCCTGAGCTTTTTCACCCTCGGCAAACACTAAAACTTTCTTTTCTTTACCCGTACCATAAGGTAAAACCACCGTACCTCTTACTTGTTGATCAGCATGTCTTGGATCTACCCCAAGCCTAACTGCTAAATTTATTGTCTCATCAAATTTTGCAGTTGCAAGCTTTTTAACTAAACTTACAGCCTCTTTTGGAGAATACAGTTTTCCTTTCTCAATTAATGAAAGCAATTGTTGATATCTTTTTCCTCTCTTTGCCATGCCCAAATTCCTCCTTAATTAAGTGGTATTAACGAGGGGAAGCCTCTCCCACCATCTCATCAACCCTCAATTATTTCAATACCCATGCTCCTTGCTGTACCCTCAATCATTCTCATAGCTGCCTCTATATCATTAGCATTTAAATCTTTCATCTTTAGTTCTGCGATTTCTCTTATTTTACTCCTTTTTACCTTTCCTACTTTTACCTTATTAGGCTCTCCAGACCCTTTTTCCACTCCTGCAGCTTTCTTTAAAAGATCAGAAGCAGGGGGAGTCTTAGTCACAAAAGTAAAAGATCTATCCTCATAAATAGTTATCTCAACAGGTATTATCATTCCCTCTTGACCAGCCGTAGCAGCATTATAAGCTTTACAAAACTCCATAATATTAACCCCATACTGACCTAATGCTGGTCCAACTGGTGGGGCAGGTGTCGCCTTACCTGCAGGCAATTGAAGTTTTACTTTTCCTACAACTTTTTTAGGCAATTATATTCCCTCCCTTTCTAATCAGTCTTCTCTACTTGGGTATGATCTATCTCTGTAGGAGTCTCTCTTCCAAAAATAGACAATAAAACTTTTACAGTTCCTTTTTCAGGATATACCTCATCTACAAAACCTTCATATCCCATAAATGGACCAGATTTTATGTATACTCTATCACCTTTTTTAACTTTAAGCTCTGGTCTTATTTCCTTCTGTTCTAAGAATCTCTTTATCCAGTGTTCCTCCTGTGGATTTAAGGTACTTGGCCTACCAGGTGTACCTACAAATCCCGTCACCCCTGTAGTATTTCGGATTAATCTTATCACATCCTCATCCTCTACCATCCTTATAAATAAATATCCAGGGAACACTTTTTTAACCTGTATCCTCTTTTTTCCTCCTTTTACAGTCATCACCTTTTCTTCAGGAACCACTATCTCAAAAACCTTATCCTCCAAGTGATT
Coding sequences:
- the thrC gene encoding threonine synthase gives rise to the protein MSGVLIRYKELLPITENTPMITLHEGDTPLIYANNLSKKYGIDVWLKYEGMNPTGSFKDRGMVVAIAKALEEKSEMVICASTGNTAASAAAYAALTNLKAFVVLPEKAIALGKLAQAIMYGAKIISVKGNFDDALKLVREISQKFPITLVNSINPYRLEGQKTAAFEICDVLKRNPENLAIPVGNAGNISAYWMGFKEYYKIGKIKELPKMLGFQAEGAAPLVKGHPIPNPQTIATAIKIGNPASWDKAINAVRESSGLIDTVSDEEILEAQKELASKEGVFVEPASAASWAGVKKLLKENRFPGEEVVCVLTGHGLKDPDIAIKQAKIDISIEPKIEEFQKIIEK
- the ilvE gene encoding branched-chain-amino-acid transaminase is translated as MGLVYINGEFVPTENAKISVFDRGLLYGDGVFEGIRSYNGSVFKLKEHLERLYASAKAIWLNIPLSFKEMEEAVIETVRVNNLKDSYIRLIVTRGQYGLGIDPWECKEGTVIIIADKIKVFPEEFYQTGLNAVTVATRRAPTDVLDPRIKSLNYMSNILARIEARIAGAAEGIMLNHQGYVTEATVDNIFFVKKGILFTPSVTLGALPGITRATVMELAQKELGLEVVEGFFTRYDLYNADEVFLTGTAVEIISVIKIDERIIGNGKPGEITQKIRRVFHDYANSGVAGSPVYGK
- a CDS encoding single-stranded DNA-binding protein, coding for MLNKVLLIGHLVRDPEMRYTPSGVPVTTFRIAVNRPKNSKGESTADFIDIVAWRRLAEICGDYLKKGRLVAVEGRLRTRTYQTPDGQRRRVVEVEAINVHFLGRKSENTESISIEEPIEEIPDVDIENEEEILNEILEESEEEDNE
- a CDS encoding homoserine dehydrogenase, producing the protein MKIGILGGGQVGQALWNTIYAEKENILNILGEPLEIKKVLVRDLNKKRDIPRDFLTNNPDEIIYDKEISLVVEVMGGEEPAHTYIKKALEEQKFIVTANKEVIALHGDELYKIARKKGVDIAFEASVGGGIPLIKTIKEAMAVDKVKEIWAIVNGTTNYILTKMEEEHRDFEEVLKEAQKLGYAEPDPSKDILGLDTRFKLAILSSFAHHTTIKPNDIYTEGIEKISLRDIQYAKELGYKIKLLAISKFYNGEIEVRVHPTMISLSSPLSSVNGVYNAILLKAEKRGDVLLYGEGAGPYPTAMALLSDILEASHTILYSVPRYYSFAYLYPSKIKKSDEIYTRYYMRLWVKDQPGVLAQIAKILGENNISISSVVQKETSEKEGKAELVILTHKTYEKNMIKAIKEIKLLPILEEWGSLIRIEG
- the rplI gene encoding 50S ribosomal protein L9; the encoded protein is MKKIKVLLLKDVNNLGKKGQIIDVSDGYARNYLFPKGLAQEVNEGMLEHLRLQEASQRKKEEKLLERFRKEKDNIEKETFVIKAKVGERGKLFGSITSKDIAEIISKKLKIEIDKRQINLEEPIKSLGEYSVEVKLHPQVVAKAKILVEAE
- the rpsF gene encoding 30S ribosomal protein S6 codes for the protein MRKYEIMCLMSPELSEEEFKTLYESIHQDIQSLGGEVQNVDVWGKRTLAYPVKKFTEGYYVVMNFLFPQNQLPEFERRLKLREKLLRYMITLLEKEE
- the lysA gene encoding diaminopimelate decarboxylase produces the protein MESKVYPITFCKDDQDYKIGGVSIPYLGEKHNTPLYILDKSTLSFQANTYMDSWKKYYKNNYKVLFAIKALPILEVIRIFKNHGLGALVSTGGELYIALSAGVSPENIYFHGNAKTLREIEYAIDQNIGALIIDNFDEYEKIKYLLSKKDAKINVLVRIIPNIEVNTHRSIRTGQTDTKFGLPIDQALILIQKIKKEKNIIFKGIHSHIGSQIFDISAYVKLSEVLSEVYNELKSQNIAVEEMSIGGGLGVAYTEEDNPPNIEDLAREVSNKFKETIGHNFTLICEPGRSLVGRAGITLYRIESRKELPNIRKYVSVDGGMSDNIRPSLYGAKYSALVITKNEKETIFSIAGKHCESGDILIKDFKGPWPNPGDYLITFTTGAYNFSMYTWYNATLRPAVVLVENGKEKLIVKRENYEDLLRGQL
- the rpsR gene encoding 30S ribosomal protein S18 gives rise to the protein MSNEKTSTKAPKFTYSSKKKFCVFCSEKIDYIDYKNVERLKRFMTEKGKIIPRRISGNCARHQRQLSTAIKRARYMALLPYVVK
- a CDS encoding DUF2232 domain-containing protein, which codes for MNKKLQGLVEGSLITAINVVLAWLSYWFFPITYFIPLPSLILTYRNGLRISFLSLIISIIILSLVLSPFSAVFLILPSGLLGLYLGYGLSKRFNLKLLLAGSFILLLALQLLGIYLSMVLFKMPFEKIIGIDAMREGWKKSLEIFKNYLGNTQNEYIEMQNKFMENLHLFVPSFLIMSALFQVFLNYVIIEKVLKRFRIEAPSLPKLENLRVPKKLVFIIFILYILFAFINIPLRDVILSNLSLCLQFFILINGYILAWILLRYFIKNIVLRILLFIIFVLNPIFGSIIFITGFIDIFFPLREKIIPKEG